In the Oryzias latipes chromosome 23, ASM223467v1 genome, one interval contains:
- the wasl gene encoding neural Wiskott-Aldrich syndrome protein isoform X2, which produces MSGLSQPRRPINAGSILLTSQENDCLFNYLGRKCTTLSSAVVQVYTGDRNGSWNKRCCGVACLVKDNPQRSYFIRVFDIKDGRMMYEQELYQDFKMQMPRTYFATFAGDTCQVGLNFANEEEAKRFRGSVSELMGRRQRRTEKRRGPADGPALPMATVDIKNPEIDKEHRNSNFKQININTSFPRREKKNKGGGGKKKKLTKADIGTPSNFQHLGHVGWDPNTGFDLNNLDPELKNLFDMCGISETDLKDKETSKQIYDIIEKSGGVEAVKNELRRQAPPPPPPSRGGPPPPPPHHNSSGPPPPPPPPSRGGRGAPPPPPPSRAPVSAPPPPPPSRGGGMPAPPPPPPSRGFHPPPPPPAHASVPAAPPPPPPPPPSFSTPASSGGPPPPPPPPPPGPPPVAPPMPSTEANGGEKSALLSQIREGAQLKKVDQKERPVSSTGRDALLDQIRQGIQLKTRDENTDSAPAPSTPSAGIVGALMEVIQRRKAIHSSDEDDDDDDEEDSEEEDEWDD; this is translated from the exons ATGAGTGGACTTTCACAGCCACGGCGGCCCATTAATGCGGGTTCAATTCTCCTGACCAGTCAGGAAAACGACTGCCTTTTCAACTACCTTGGTAGAAAATGCACC ACACTGTCTTCAGCTGTGGTCCAGGTGTACACAGGTGATAGGAATGGCAGCTGGAACAAGAGATGCTGCGGGGTGGCCTGTCTGGTCAAAGACAACCCCCAACGTTCATACTTCATCAGAGTCTTTGACATCAAG GATGGCAGAATGATGTACGAACAGGAATTATACCAAGACTTCAAGATGCAGATGCCCAGGACTTATTTTGCAACATTTGCTGGAGAT ACGTGTCAAGTGGGCTTAAACTTTGCCAACGAGGAGGAAGCAAAGCGTTTCAGAGGCAGCGTGTCAGAACTGATGGGAAGAAGACAGAGGAGAACTG AGAAGAGACGTGGCCCTGCAGATG GACCCGCGTTGCCCATGGCGACCGTAGACATCAAAAACCCAGAGATCGACAAGGAACACCGCAATTCCAACTTCAAACAGATCAACATCAACACGTCATTCCCCAGgagggagaaaaagaacaagggaggaggggggaagaagaagaagctgacCAAAGCTGACATCGGCACACCCAGCAACTTCCA aCATCTGGGTCATGTAGGATGGGATCCAAACACAGGCTTTGAT CTGAACAACCTGGATCCTGAGCTGAAGAACTTGTTTGACATGTGTGGCATCTCTGAGACTGACCTGAAGGATAAGGAGACCTCCAAGCAGATTTACGACATTATCGAGAAGAGTGGAGGCGTGGAAGCCGTGAAAAACGAGCTACGTAGACAAG CTCCTCCCCCCCCACCTCCCTCCAGAGGTGGGCCCCCCCCTCCGCCCCCCCACCACAACAGCTCAGGCCCTccgcctcctccccctcctccctcccGTGGTGGTCGAGGCGCCCCAccgccccctcccccctccagagCTCCGGTTTCTGCGccgcctcctccccctccctccagAGGAGGGGGCATGCCCGCTCCCCCTCCGCCCCCGCCCAGCCGGGGCTTTCACCCGCCTCCCCCTCCGCCAGCTCACGCCTCCGTGCCTGCCGCCCCGCCGCCACCCCCTCCGCCTCCCCCTTCATTTTCAACACCAGCCAGCAGTGGtgggcctcctccacctcctccccccCCACCTCCAGGTCCACCGCCTGTCGCCCCCCCAATGCCCTCTACGGAGGCTAACGGGGGAGAAAAGTCGGCGCTGCTGAGCCAGATCAGAGAAGGAGCCCAGCTGAAGAAGGTGGACCAGAAAGAGAGGCCGGTGTCCAGCACCGGCAGAGACGCACTTCTGGACCAAATCCGACAAGGGATCCAACTGAAAACC AGGGATGAGAACACGGACTCTGCACCGGCCCCCTCCACCCCTTCAGCGGGCATCGTCGGAGCTCTGATGGAAGTCATTCAGAGGAGGAAGGCCATTCATTCCTCAG ATGAAGACGAcgacgatgatgatgaggaggactctgaggaagaggatgaaTGGGACGACTag
- the wasl gene encoding neural Wiskott-Aldrich syndrome protein isoform X3 has translation MSGLSQPRRPINAGSILLTSQENDCLFNYLGRKCTTLSSAVVQVYTGDRNGSWNKRCCGVACLVKDNPQRSYFIRVFDIKDGRMMYEQELYQDFKMQMPRTYFATFAGDTCQVGLNFANEEEAKRFRGSVSELMGRRQRRTGPALPMATVDIKNPEIDKEHRNSNFKQININTSFPRREKKNKGGGGKKKKLTKADIGTPSNFQHLGHVGWDPNTGFDLNNLDPELKNLFDMCGISETDLKDKETSKQIYDIIEKSGGVEAVKNELRRQGPPRLSAPPPPPPSRGGPPPPPPHHNSSGPPPPPPPPSRGGRGAPPPPPPSRAPVSAPPPPPPSRGGGMPAPPPPPPSRGFHPPPPPPAHASVPAAPPPPPPPPPSFSTPASSGGPPPPPPPPPPGPPPVAPPMPSTEANGGEKSALLSQIREGAQLKKVDQKERPVSSTGRDALLDQIRQGIQLKTRDENTDSAPAPSTPSAGIVGALMEVIQRRKAIHSSDEDDDDDDEEDSEEEDEWDD, from the exons ATGAGTGGACTTTCACAGCCACGGCGGCCCATTAATGCGGGTTCAATTCTCCTGACCAGTCAGGAAAACGACTGCCTTTTCAACTACCTTGGTAGAAAATGCACC ACACTGTCTTCAGCTGTGGTCCAGGTGTACACAGGTGATAGGAATGGCAGCTGGAACAAGAGATGCTGCGGGGTGGCCTGTCTGGTCAAAGACAACCCCCAACGTTCATACTTCATCAGAGTCTTTGACATCAAG GATGGCAGAATGATGTACGAACAGGAATTATACCAAGACTTCAAGATGCAGATGCCCAGGACTTATTTTGCAACATTTGCTGGAGAT ACGTGTCAAGTGGGCTTAAACTTTGCCAACGAGGAGGAAGCAAAGCGTTTCAGAGGCAGCGTGTCAGAACTGATGGGAAGAAGACAGAGGAGAACTG GACCCGCGTTGCCCATGGCGACCGTAGACATCAAAAACCCAGAGATCGACAAGGAACACCGCAATTCCAACTTCAAACAGATCAACATCAACACGTCATTCCCCAGgagggagaaaaagaacaagggaggaggggggaagaagaagaagctgacCAAAGCTGACATCGGCACACCCAGCAACTTCCA aCATCTGGGTCATGTAGGATGGGATCCAAACACAGGCTTTGAT CTGAACAACCTGGATCCTGAGCTGAAGAACTTGTTTGACATGTGTGGCATCTCTGAGACTGACCTGAAGGATAAGGAGACCTCCAAGCAGATTTACGACATTATCGAGAAGAGTGGAGGCGTGGAAGCCGTGAAAAACGAGCTACGTAGACAAG GTCCACCCCGGTTGAGTG CTCCTCCCCCCCCACCTCCCTCCAGAGGTGGGCCCCCCCCTCCGCCCCCCCACCACAACAGCTCAGGCCCTccgcctcctccccctcctccctcccGTGGTGGTCGAGGCGCCCCAccgccccctcccccctccagagCTCCGGTTTCTGCGccgcctcctccccctccctccagAGGAGGGGGCATGCCCGCTCCCCCTCCGCCCCCGCCCAGCCGGGGCTTTCACCCGCCTCCCCCTCCGCCAGCTCACGCCTCCGTGCCTGCCGCCCCGCCGCCACCCCCTCCGCCTCCCCCTTCATTTTCAACACCAGCCAGCAGTGGtgggcctcctccacctcctccccccCCACCTCCAGGTCCACCGCCTGTCGCCCCCCCAATGCCCTCTACGGAGGCTAACGGGGGAGAAAAGTCGGCGCTGCTGAGCCAGATCAGAGAAGGAGCCCAGCTGAAGAAGGTGGACCAGAAAGAGAGGCCGGTGTCCAGCACCGGCAGAGACGCACTTCTGGACCAAATCCGACAAGGGATCCAACTGAAAACC AGGGATGAGAACACGGACTCTGCACCGGCCCCCTCCACCCCTTCAGCGGGCATCGTCGGAGCTCTGATGGAAGTCATTCAGAGGAGGAAGGCCATTCATTCCTCAG ATGAAGACGAcgacgatgatgatgaggaggactctgaggaagaggatgaaTGGGACGACTag
- the lmod2 gene encoding leiomodin-2, translating to MSYFGYRRELSKYEDVDEDELLASLSPEELAELEKELVDIDPDANVPIGLRQRDQTDKTPTGTFSREALMKYWENETRRLLEDEIEGGSPKLDEGQEREFVTQGSSEEEDEKDKNEKEQKKSIESNEDEEEGCDEEEDEDIEEEEEPVTEDDEEEEEEEEQVKSEPMKHSELGRALVIKPPPVKPAVVESASPTPPGDPNTSRNPTVVDDVLQRALNNDAELTEINLNNIDDISQETLIRFTEALRSNTNVRVFSLANTRADDPVALAVAKMLKENSSITSLNIESNYVTGKGVMALVQALPANNTLTELRFHNQRHMCGGQVEMEMVKILRENCTLIKLGYQFNLPGPRMSMTGILTRNQDRQRQKRMQEQRQQQQDQQRIQNAAVNPRTSALRETPSSSPHGSPRGSPWSSPKLPQSKQVSKQTPPAPPPPPPPPPLPPPAPKQEVKKKKPTRMIAEVIRAHEAGSTKATKPKGKKGKKGREKEETSSILKELKNALRPVSADRKEGESSRPSTPMRSAHDQLMESIRTSSIRSLRRVEIPHHLK from the exons ATGAGTTATTTTGGATATCGTCGAGAGTTGAGTAAGTATGAAGACGTGGATGAGGATGAGCTCTTGGCTTCCCTCAGCCCGGAAGAGCTGGCTGAGTTGGAGAAGGAGCTGGTGGACATTGACCCGGACGCCAACGTGCCAATAGGACTCCGTCAGAGAGACCAGACCGACAAAACCCCAACAGGCACCTTCAGCAGGGAGGCACTCATGAAATACTGGGAAAACGAAACCCGGAGACTGTTGGAGGATGAGATCGAGGGAGGAAGCCCCAAACTG GATGAAGGACAGGAAAGAGAGTTTGTGACTCAAGGTAGCAGTGAAGAAGAGGATGAAAAAGATAAGAATgagaaagagcagaaaaaaagcattgaatcaaatgaagatgaagaggaaggctgtgatgaggaggaagacgaggatattgaggaggaagaggaacctGTAACAGAAGatgacgaggaagaggaggaggaggaggagcaagtTAAGTCTGAACCcatgaagcattcagagttggGGAGAGCACTGGTCATCAAACCCCCGCCTGTCAAGCCTGCAGTGGTGGAGTCAGCCTCGCCCACCCCCCCTGGTGACCCGAACACGAGTAGAAACCCAACCGTGGTGGACGACGTCCTTCAGAGAGCCCTCAACAACGACGCAGAGCTCACAGAGATCAACCTCAACAACATTGACGACATCTCACAG GAAACTCTCATCAGATTCACTGAAGCTCTGAGGTCCAACACAAACGTTCGAGTCTTCAGCCTTGCAAACACTCGAGCCGATGACCCCGTGGCTCTGGCCGTAGCTAAGATGCTCAAGGAGAACTCGTCCATCACCAGCCTGAACATAGAGTCCAACTATGTGACTGGGAAAGGCGTAATGGCGTTGGTTCAAGCGCTTCCAGCGAACAACACCTTAACGGAGCTACGCTTTCACAACCAGAGGCACATGTGTGGAGGGCAG GTGGAGATGGAGATGGTGAAGATCCTGAGGGAAAACTGCACCCTGATTAAACTGGGTTACCAGTTTAACCTGCCTGGTCCCAGAATGAGCATGACAGGGATCCTCACCAGGAACCAGGACCGGCAGAGGCAGAAGAGGATGCAGGAGCAGCGTCAAcagcagcaggaccagcagAGGATCCAAAATGCAGCAGTTAACCCTCGAACCTCAGCATTG AGAGAAACACCAAGTTCATCGCCTCACGGCTCACCCAGAGGCTCCCCTTGGTCTTCGCCCAAACTGCCCCAAAGCAAACAGGTATCAAAGCAGACTCCCCCTGCaccaccccctcctcctcctccacctcccctGCCTCCCCCTGCACCTAAGCAggaggtgaagaagaaaaagcccaCGAGGATGATTGCTGAGGTCATCCGGGCGCACGAGGCGGGCAGCACCAAGGCGACCAAGCCAAAAGGGAAGAAAGGCAAGAAAGGGCGCGAAAAAGAGGAGACGAGTAGCATcctgaaggagctgaagaacGCCCTGCGGCCCGTGTCAGCCGACAGGAAGGAGGGGGAGAGCAGCAGGCCATCCACGCCAATGAGGTCGGCTCACGACCAACTGATGGAGTCCATCCGGACCAGCAGCATTCGCAGCCTGAGACGG GTGGAAATTCCACATCATTTGAAGTAA
- the wasl gene encoding neural Wiskott-Aldrich syndrome protein isoform X4: MMFCTTFLSNPSEELNCDGGGAAAAAVGGGGLGPCCLSSLHCLVLPQDELYPPLSNPAARLSLCTEERACSFVGKMLLDVNLSPCRSGGGRCIWDRVRRRHSRSASPSQNSHSPCRDDSRGPALPMATVDIKNPEIDKEHRNSNFKQININTSFPRREKKNKGGGGKKKKLTKADIGTPSNFQHLGHVGWDPNTGFDLNNLDPELKNLFDMCGISETDLKDKETSKQIYDIIEKSGGVEAVKNELRRQGPPRLSAPPPPPPSRGGPPPPPPHHNSSGPPPPPPPPSRGGRGAPPPPPPSRAPVSAPPPPPPSRGGGMPAPPPPPPSRGFHPPPPPPAHASVPAAPPPPPPPPPSFSTPASSGGPPPPPPPPPPGPPPVAPPMPSTEANGGEKSALLSQIREGAQLKKVDQKERPVSSTGRDALLDQIRQGIQLKTRDENTDSAPAPSTPSAGIVGALMEVIQRRKAIHSSDEDDDDDDEEDSEEEDEWDD, encoded by the exons ATGATGTTCTGCACCACCTTTCTTTCCAACCCCTCTGAGGAACTCAATTGCGACGGTGGAGGAGCGGCAGCCGCTGCCGTAGGGGGTGGAGGTCTGGGCCCGTGCTGCCTGTCCTCGTTGCACTGCCTGGTTCTCCCCCAGGATGAACTTTACCCGCCCCTCTCAAACCCCGCCGCTCGCCTCTCCCTTTGCACAGAGGAGCGAGCTTGCAGCTTTGTGGGTAAAATGCTGTTAGACGTCAACCTGAGCCCCTGCAGGTCAGGAGGGGGCAGGTGTATTTGGGACAGGGTGAGAAGGCGACACAGCCGCTCAGCATCACCTAGCCAAAACTCCCACAGTCCATGTAGAGATGATTCAAGAG GACCCGCGTTGCCCATGGCGACCGTAGACATCAAAAACCCAGAGATCGACAAGGAACACCGCAATTCCAACTTCAAACAGATCAACATCAACACGTCATTCCCCAGgagggagaaaaagaacaagggaggaggggggaagaagaagaagctgacCAAAGCTGACATCGGCACACCCAGCAACTTCCA aCATCTGGGTCATGTAGGATGGGATCCAAACACAGGCTTTGAT CTGAACAACCTGGATCCTGAGCTGAAGAACTTGTTTGACATGTGTGGCATCTCTGAGACTGACCTGAAGGATAAGGAGACCTCCAAGCAGATTTACGACATTATCGAGAAGAGTGGAGGCGTGGAAGCCGTGAAAAACGAGCTACGTAGACAAG GTCCACCCCGGTTGAGTG CTCCTCCCCCCCCACCTCCCTCCAGAGGTGGGCCCCCCCCTCCGCCCCCCCACCACAACAGCTCAGGCCCTccgcctcctccccctcctccctcccGTGGTGGTCGAGGCGCCCCAccgccccctcccccctccagagCTCCGGTTTCTGCGccgcctcctccccctccctccagAGGAGGGGGCATGCCCGCTCCCCCTCCGCCCCCGCCCAGCCGGGGCTTTCACCCGCCTCCCCCTCCGCCAGCTCACGCCTCCGTGCCTGCCGCCCCGCCGCCACCCCCTCCGCCTCCCCCTTCATTTTCAACACCAGCCAGCAGTGGtgggcctcctccacctcctccccccCCACCTCCAGGTCCACCGCCTGTCGCCCCCCCAATGCCCTCTACGGAGGCTAACGGGGGAGAAAAGTCGGCGCTGCTGAGCCAGATCAGAGAAGGAGCCCAGCTGAAGAAGGTGGACCAGAAAGAGAGGCCGGTGTCCAGCACCGGCAGAGACGCACTTCTGGACCAAATCCGACAAGGGATCCAACTGAAAACC AGGGATGAGAACACGGACTCTGCACCGGCCCCCTCCACCCCTTCAGCGGGCATCGTCGGAGCTCTGATGGAAGTCATTCAGAGGAGGAAGGCCATTCATTCCTCAG ATGAAGACGAcgacgatgatgatgaggaggactctgaggaagaggatgaaTGGGACGACTag
- the wasl gene encoding neural Wiskott-Aldrich syndrome protein isoform X1, with translation MSGLSQPRRPINAGSILLTSQENDCLFNYLGRKCTTLSSAVVQVYTGDRNGSWNKRCCGVACLVKDNPQRSYFIRVFDIKDGRMMYEQELYQDFKMQMPRTYFATFAGDTCQVGLNFANEEEAKRFRGSVSELMGRRQRRTEKRRGPADGPALPMATVDIKNPEIDKEHRNSNFKQININTSFPRREKKNKGGGGKKKKLTKADIGTPSNFQHLGHVGWDPNTGFDLNNLDPELKNLFDMCGISETDLKDKETSKQIYDIIEKSGGVEAVKNELRRQGPPRLSAPPPPPPSRGGPPPPPPHHNSSGPPPPPPPPSRGGRGAPPPPPPSRAPVSAPPPPPPSRGGGMPAPPPPPPSRGFHPPPPPPAHASVPAAPPPPPPPPPSFSTPASSGGPPPPPPPPPPGPPPVAPPMPSTEANGGEKSALLSQIREGAQLKKVDQKERPVSSTGRDALLDQIRQGIQLKTRDENTDSAPAPSTPSAGIVGALMEVIQRRKAIHSSDEDDDDDDEEDSEEEDEWDD, from the exons ATGAGTGGACTTTCACAGCCACGGCGGCCCATTAATGCGGGTTCAATTCTCCTGACCAGTCAGGAAAACGACTGCCTTTTCAACTACCTTGGTAGAAAATGCACC ACACTGTCTTCAGCTGTGGTCCAGGTGTACACAGGTGATAGGAATGGCAGCTGGAACAAGAGATGCTGCGGGGTGGCCTGTCTGGTCAAAGACAACCCCCAACGTTCATACTTCATCAGAGTCTTTGACATCAAG GATGGCAGAATGATGTACGAACAGGAATTATACCAAGACTTCAAGATGCAGATGCCCAGGACTTATTTTGCAACATTTGCTGGAGAT ACGTGTCAAGTGGGCTTAAACTTTGCCAACGAGGAGGAAGCAAAGCGTTTCAGAGGCAGCGTGTCAGAACTGATGGGAAGAAGACAGAGGAGAACTG AGAAGAGACGTGGCCCTGCAGATG GACCCGCGTTGCCCATGGCGACCGTAGACATCAAAAACCCAGAGATCGACAAGGAACACCGCAATTCCAACTTCAAACAGATCAACATCAACACGTCATTCCCCAGgagggagaaaaagaacaagggaggaggggggaagaagaagaagctgacCAAAGCTGACATCGGCACACCCAGCAACTTCCA aCATCTGGGTCATGTAGGATGGGATCCAAACACAGGCTTTGAT CTGAACAACCTGGATCCTGAGCTGAAGAACTTGTTTGACATGTGTGGCATCTCTGAGACTGACCTGAAGGATAAGGAGACCTCCAAGCAGATTTACGACATTATCGAGAAGAGTGGAGGCGTGGAAGCCGTGAAAAACGAGCTACGTAGACAAG GTCCACCCCGGTTGAGTG CTCCTCCCCCCCCACCTCCCTCCAGAGGTGGGCCCCCCCCTCCGCCCCCCCACCACAACAGCTCAGGCCCTccgcctcctccccctcctccctcccGTGGTGGTCGAGGCGCCCCAccgccccctcccccctccagagCTCCGGTTTCTGCGccgcctcctccccctccctccagAGGAGGGGGCATGCCCGCTCCCCCTCCGCCCCCGCCCAGCCGGGGCTTTCACCCGCCTCCCCCTCCGCCAGCTCACGCCTCCGTGCCTGCCGCCCCGCCGCCACCCCCTCCGCCTCCCCCTTCATTTTCAACACCAGCCAGCAGTGGtgggcctcctccacctcctccccccCCACCTCCAGGTCCACCGCCTGTCGCCCCCCCAATGCCCTCTACGGAGGCTAACGGGGGAGAAAAGTCGGCGCTGCTGAGCCAGATCAGAGAAGGAGCCCAGCTGAAGAAGGTGGACCAGAAAGAGAGGCCGGTGTCCAGCACCGGCAGAGACGCACTTCTGGACCAAATCCGACAAGGGATCCAACTGAAAACC AGGGATGAGAACACGGACTCTGCACCGGCCCCCTCCACCCCTTCAGCGGGCATCGTCGGAGCTCTGATGGAAGTCATTCAGAGGAGGAAGGCCATTCATTCCTCAG ATGAAGACGAcgacgatgatgatgaggaggactctgaggaagaggatgaaTGGGACGACTag